A single Pantoea rwandensis DNA region contains:
- the rnz gene encoding ribonuclease Z: MHLTFLGTGAGAPSLQRNVTAIALTLSKRGDTWLFDCGEATQHQFMRSALKPSKLEKIFITHLHGDHIFGLPGLLTSRSMAGLLEPMTIYGPKGIKLFVETALSLSGSYTGFPLEIVEIEAGEVLDDGEFRVIAYPMNHVVECYGYRIEQHDKPGFLDAPRLKAEGVPRGPWYQDLKEGKCIRLEDGREINGAAYLGPATRGKVVAIFGDTGPTEVALELAAGADVMVHETTLEAAMAEKANGRGHSTTIQAAEVAKLAGAKRMIATHFSSRYLSSDRERLLAECQSVFAATELARDFAVFEI; this comes from the coding sequence ATGCATCTGACTTTTCTCGGCACCGGCGCGGGTGCGCCGAGCCTGCAACGTAACGTCACGGCGATTGCACTGACGCTATCGAAACGGGGCGACACCTGGCTGTTCGACTGCGGTGAAGCCACTCAGCACCAGTTTATGCGCTCTGCACTCAAGCCGAGCAAGCTGGAAAAAATCTTTATCACCCATCTGCACGGTGACCACATTTTTGGCTTGCCGGGCTTGCTCACCAGCCGTTCGATGGCCGGGCTGCTGGAGCCGATGACCATTTACGGTCCAAAAGGCATCAAACTGTTTGTCGAGACGGCGCTCAGTCTCAGTGGCTCTTACACCGGCTTCCCGCTGGAGATCGTAGAGATTGAAGCGGGCGAAGTGCTGGATGATGGCGAGTTCCGCGTCATTGCTTATCCAATGAATCATGTGGTCGAGTGCTATGGCTATCGCATTGAGCAGCATGACAAGCCGGGCTTTCTTGATGCGCCACGACTGAAAGCAGAGGGCGTGCCGCGTGGGCCCTGGTATCAGGATTTGAAAGAGGGCAAATGCATCCGGCTAGAAGATGGGCGTGAGATTAACGGCGCGGCGTATCTCGGCCCGGCGACCAGGGGCAAAGTGGTGGCGATATTCGGTGATACCGGTCCGACCGAAGTGGCGCTTGAGCTGGCGGCTGGTGCGGATGTGATGGTGCACGAAACCACGCTGGAAGCCGCAATGGCCGAAAAAGCCAATGGTCGCGGCCACTCCACCACGATTCAGGCTGCCGAAGTAGCAAAACTGGCGGGGGCGAAACGCATGATTGCCACGCACTTCAGTTCGCGTTATTTATCGAGCGATCGGGAGAGACTGCTGGCGGAGTGCCAGTCGGTGTTTGCGGCGACCGAGCTGGCACGGGATTTCGCGGTGTTCGAGATTTAG
- a CDS encoding CPBP family intramembrane glutamic endopeptidase, translating to MWIILAGALTVLSPAKRLAVLLLLLATIMGLFQDVLDWPALAILGAIALLAWVRVENPTNRAVLLISEALLVLIAGGLFLHLLPGFNNPRQIEEMQVGPNSVPFSFYYNFDKALIPFVLLAALPTLFRTQKFPAPHKILWLLLLAAIPLLLYVAVLLGGLAIEPHWPDWLGSFMLANLFFVSLAEEAFFRGYVQQRLRQKIGGVAALLIASVLFGLAHFPGGMMLVVFATLAGLIYGLAWHWSGRVWIATGVHFLFNMTHLLFFTYPALQH from the coding sequence ATGTGGATCATTCTGGCTGGCGCACTCACTGTGCTGTCGCCTGCCAAACGCCTTGCCGTACTACTGCTGTTATTGGCGACGATAATGGGCCTGTTCCAGGATGTGCTGGACTGGCCTGCTCTCGCCATTTTAGGTGCTATCGCTTTGCTGGCGTGGGTGCGGGTGGAGAATCCCACCAACCGTGCCGTGTTGCTCATCAGCGAAGCGCTGCTGGTGCTGATCGCCGGTGGCCTGTTCCTGCACCTGTTGCCGGGCTTTAACAACCCGCGCCAGATCGAGGAGATGCAGGTTGGCCCCAACAGTGTGCCGTTCAGCTTCTACTACAACTTTGATAAAGCGCTGATTCCCTTTGTGCTGCTGGCTGCATTGCCTACGCTGTTCCGTACGCAGAAGTTTCCTGCGCCACACAAAATTCTGTGGCTGCTGTTACTGGCGGCGATCCCGCTGCTGCTGTACGTCGCCGTGCTGCTGGGTGGACTGGCGATTGAGCCACACTGGCCGGACTGGCTCGGCAGCTTTATGCTGGCAAACCTGTTCTTTGTCTCGCTGGCAGAAGAGGCGTTCTTCCGCGGCTATGTGCAACAGCGCCTGCGCCAGAAAATCGGTGGCGTGGCGGCGCTGTTGATTGCGTCAGTGCTGTTTGGACTGGCGCATTTCCCTGGCGGCATGATGTTAGTGGTCTTCGCGACTCTGGCCGGATTGATTTACGGCCTGGCGTGGCACTGGAGCGGGCGCGTGTGGATCGCCACCGGCGTCCACTTCCTGTTCAACATGACGCACCTGCTGTTCTTCACCTATCCGGCATTGCAGCACTAA